Proteins from one Syngnathus scovelli strain Florida chromosome 9, RoL_Ssco_1.2, whole genome shotgun sequence genomic window:
- the sema6cb gene encoding sema domain, transmembrane domain (TM), and cytoplasmic domain, (semaphorin) 6C isoform X1 yields the protein MRRTPPPPHSLLPSPLPFLLLPLLLLLETAASLPPPTGAAAPFPQDLEPISVVGRDASYLFPSFQGLTEDNDTERLGLDFQRMLRINHMLYIAARDHVFAINLAASTEQILPQQKLTWKTKDVDKCTVRGKNSDECYNYIKVLVPRNDETLFACGTNAFNPTCRNYKMSTLEQDGEEMVGQARCPFESHQSNVGLFAGGDFYSATMTDFLASDAVIYRSLGESRPVLRTVKYDSKWLREPHFLHAIEYGNFVYFFFSEIAVEYTSLGKVVFSRVARVCKNDNGGSPRVLERYWTSFLKARLNCSVPGDSFFYFDVLQSLTNVLQINRRPAVLGVFTTQANSITGSAVCAFYMDDIEKAFSGKFKEQKNSEAAWTPVPDEQVPIPRPGCCAGEGSAADFKSSTAFPDDTLTFIKSYPLMDEAVPAANNRPLFTRTTSRFKLTQIAVDTSAGPNRNFTVIFLGSEDGRVLKVLTSTDGNNQTLSTTILEDITVYNPNKCNVRVEERQVLGMELDRDHHALFVAFSGCVIRVPLSRCDDYDCKTRCLSSRDPYCVWLKAGKCVAATPGSKGAFEQDIENAALLHPNTCHDVLATTRKHNTPLDSSYGKATPTSTGPSNHKEAGDPERGPGPEGPPYEGGQGSPDSEPIIVEMEGVRRPSEVDKSNHSVHYTLLIACVLVAFVLGAFLSGFLVSCYCNRAGHKTRKLPKDPEVQIPHALSLRSLAKLNGLLEGGAGKEDKLETSSPKIYSSLFSKEAPRRSAHHGMSVGDLVLPHHHHHHLRSSSELSGLPTPDSTPELPIKSMKAFRNQWEKNHNCNNASRSPSAHVFPYGASRLPDERKVYNAERLLPQHPGYVHKVMEVTSLDELLKHIHDGGGAKTPQLVSPAAGHHIGGPAAGHLAYAGRVQPHIPETESAPYYSSSTLPRDSLTRRMDVPPDPPPPPHTSTLERRQSSSQRHSFMGAGGAALPRHHSFSQRMSAAAGHQPPPLLARMNSTGSCEGHFPLLPPGYLARYNAAQQDGPLRGGNGDIRRGAPLKPDAPPKPLFIPASSPVSPHANFNY from the exons CTTCCTACTTGTTCCCCAGTTTCCAAGGCTTGACAGAGGACAATGACACGGAGCGTCTGGGTCTGGACTTCCAGAGAATGCTGAGGATCAACCACATGCTCTACATCGCCGCACG GGATCACGTTTTTGCCATCAATTTGGCGGCCTCCACGGAGCAAATCCTCCCGCAGCAG AAGCTGACGTGGAAGACCAAAGACGTGGATAAGTGCACCGTGCGAGGGAAGAACAGC GACGAATGTTACAATTACATCAAAGTTTTGGTACCCCGCAACGATGAGACGTTGTTCGCGTGCGGTACCAACGCCTTCAACCCGACATGCCGTAACTACAAG ATGTCGACTTTGGAGCAGGACGGTGAGGAGATGGTCGGTCAGGCTCGTTGTCCCTTCGAGTCGCATCAGTCCAACGTTGGGCTTTTTGCAG GAGGCGACTTCTACTCGGCAACCATGACTGACTTCTTGGCGAGCGATGCCGTCATCTACCGCAGTCTGGGCGAGAGTCGCCCCGTGTTACGGACTGTCAAGTACGATTCAAAATGGCTGCGAG AGCCTCACTTCCTGCACGCCATCGAGTACGGAAACTTTGTGTACTTCTTCTTCAGCGAGATCGCGGTGGAGTACACGTCCCTGGGCAAG GTGGTTTTCTCCAGAGTGGCGCGCGTGTGTAAGAACGACAACGGCGGTTCTCCTCGAGTTCTGGAGCGCTACTGGACGTCCTTTCTAAAGGCTCGCCTCAACTGCTCCGTGCCGGGCGActccttcttctactttgacGTGCTGCAGTCCCTCACTAACGTGCTTCAGATCAACCGCCGGCCCGCCGTACTCGGCGTCTTCACCACGCAGGCCAACAG CATCACCGGCTCGGCCGTGTGCGCCTTTTATATGGACGACATCGAGAAGGCCTTCAGCGGGAAGTTCAAGGAGCAGAAGAACAGCGAGGCGGCCTGGACGCCCGTCCCTGACGAGCAGGTTCCCATACCAAG gcccgGCTGCTGTGCCGGCGAAGGCTCAGCTGCTGACTTCAAGTCGTCCACCGCCTTCCCCGACGACACGTTGACCTTCATCAAGTCCTACCCGCTTATGGATGAAGCGGTGCCGGCCGCCAATAACAGGCCACTCTTCACCAGGACCACCAGCAG GTTCAAGTTGACTCAGATCGCAGTGGACACATCGGCGGGCCCCAACAGGAACTTCACAGTGATCTTCTTGGGTTCCGAGGACGGccgagtcctcaaagttctcaccaGCACGGATGGAAACAACCAGACGCTCAGCACCACAATCTTGGAGGACATCACGGTCTACAACCCCAACAA ATGCAACGTGAGGGTCGAGGAGCGTCAGGTGTTGGGGATGGAGCTCGACCGAGACCACCACGCCCTCTTCGTGGCCTTCTCAGGATGCGTCATCCGCGTGCCGCTCAGCCGCTGCGACGACTACGACTGCAAGAC ACGCTGCCTGTCCTCTCGGGACCCGTACTGCGTGTGGCTGAAGGCTGGAAAGTGTGTCGCCGCCACACCCGGATCCAA AGGTGCCTTTGAACAGGACATAGAGAACGCCGCTCTTCTCCATCCTAACACCTGTCACG ATGTCCTGGCGACCACTCGGAAGCATAACACGCCTCTGGACTCGTCTTACG GGAAGGCCACACCCACAAGCACCGGCCCGTCCAATCATAAGGAGGCAGGTGACCCTGAAAGAGGTCCAGGTCCGGAAGGCCCTCCCTACGAGGGGGGGCAAGGGTCACCTGACTCGGAGCCAATCATTGTGGAGATGGAGG GCGTTCGCCGACCTTCCGAAGTGGACAAGAGCAACCACAGCGTCCACTACACGCTGCTGATCGCCTGCGTCCTGGTGGCCTTTGTGCTGGGCGCCTTCCTGTCGGGCTTTTTGGTGTCCTGCTATTGCAACCGGGCCGGGCACAAGACCCGGAAGCTCCCCAAGGACCCCGAGGTCCAGATCCCGCACGCGCTGTCCCTCCGCAGCCTGGCCAAACTCAACGGCCTCCTGGAGGGCGGCGCCGGCAAGGAGGACAAGCTGGAGACGTCCTCCCCGAAGATCTACAGTTCTTTGTTCTCCAAGGAGGCGCCCAGGAGGAGCGCCCACCACGGCATGTCCGTGGGGGACCTGGTGCTgccccaccaccatcaccaccacctgcGCTCGTCCTCGGAGCTCTCCGGTTTGCCCACGCCGGACTCCACGCCCGAGCTGCCCATCAAGAGCATGAAGGCCTTCCGGAACCAGTGGGAGAAGAACCACAACTGCAACAACGCTTCGCGCTCGCCTTCGGCCCACGTGTTCCCTTACGGGGCGTCGCGTCTCCCCGACGAGCGGAAAGTCTACAACGCCGAGCGGCTCCTGCCGCAACACCCTGGCTACGTCCACAAGGTGATGGAAGTCACCTCGTTGGACGAGCTGCTCAAACACATCCACGATGGGGGTGGCGCCAAGACGCCGCAGCTCGTCAGCCCGGCGGCGGGACATCATATCGGTGGGCCGGCGGCGGGGCACCTGGCCTACGCTGGCCGCGTCCAGCCCCATATCCCAGAAACGGAGTCGGCGCCATACTATAGCTCGTCCACGCTGCCCCGCGACAGCCTGACCCGCCGCATGGACGTCCCTCCGGACCCGCCGCCTCCGCCGCACACGTCTACGCTGGAGCGTCGCCAGTCCTCGTCCCAAAGGCATTCCTTCATGGGCGCTGGCGGGGCAGCTCTCCCGCGCCATCACAGCTTCAGCCAGCGCATGAGCGCTGCCGCCGGCCACCAGCCGCCACCCCTCCTGGCGCGCATGAACTCCACAGGAAGCTGCGAGGGTCACTTCCCCCTCCTGCCTCCCGGGTACTTGGCGCGCTACAACGCCGCCCAGCAGGACGGCCCTCTCAGGGGCGGCAACGGCGACATTCGAAGGGGGGCCCCCTTAAAACCCGACGCCCCGCCCAAGCCGCTCTTTATTCCCGCCTCCTCGCCCGTCAGCCCGCACGCCAACTTCAACTACTGA
- the LOC125974714 gene encoding cortexin-3, whose protein sequence is MDVPRMAEGLFSSTLSSSGGGHQAASLEQKVAFIFVLLLFIFLALLIVRCFRILLDPYRSMPSSNWTDHTEKDTFDYRIV, encoded by the coding sequence ATGGACGTGCCCAGGATGGCCGAGGGCCTATTCAGCAGCACGCTGTCGTCGTCCGGCGGCGGCCACCAGGCGGCGTCACTGGAGCAGAAGGTGGCCTTCATCTTCGTGCTGCTACTCTTCATCTTCCTGGCGCTCCTCATCGTGCGCTGCTTCCGCATCCTGCTGGACCCCTACCGCAGCATGCCCTCGTCCAACTGGACCGACCACACTGAGAAGGACACCTTCGACTATCGCATTGTCTAA
- the sema6cb gene encoding sema domain, transmembrane domain (TM), and cytoplasmic domain, (semaphorin) 6C isoform X2, which produces MRRTPPPPHSLLPSPLPFLLLPLLLLLETAASLPPPTGAAAPFPQDLEPISVVGRDASYLFPSFQGLTEDNDTERLGLDFQRMLRINHMLYIAARDHVFAINLAASTEQILPQQKLTWKTKDVDKCTVRGKNSDECYNYIKVLVPRNDETLFACGTNAFNPTCRNYKMSTLEQDGEEMVGQARCPFESHQSNVGLFAGGDFYSATMTDFLASDAVIYRSLGESRPVLRTVKYDSKWLREPHFLHAIEYGNFVYFFFSEIAVEYTSLGKVVFSRVARVCKNDNGGSPRVLERYWTSFLKARLNCSVPGDSFFYFDVLQSLTNVLQINRRPAVLGVFTTQANSITGSAVCAFYMDDIEKAFSGKFKEQKNSEAAWTPVPDEQVPIPRPGCCAGEGSAADFKSSTAFPDDTLTFIKSYPLMDEAVPAANNRPLFTRTTSRFKLTQIAVDTSAGPNRNFTVIFLGSEDGRVLKVLTSTDGNNQTLSTTILEDITVYNPNKCNVRVEERQVLGMELDRDHHALFVAFSGCVIRVPLSRCDDYDCKTRCLSSRDPYCVWLKAGKCVAATPGSKGAFEQDIENAALLHPNTCHDVLATTRKHNTPLDSSYGVRRPSEVDKSNHSVHYTLLIACVLVAFVLGAFLSGFLVSCYCNRAGHKTRKLPKDPEVQIPHALSLRSLAKLNGLLEGGAGKEDKLETSSPKIYSSLFSKEAPRRSAHHGMSVGDLVLPHHHHHHLRSSSELSGLPTPDSTPELPIKSMKAFRNQWEKNHNCNNASRSPSAHVFPYGASRLPDERKVYNAERLLPQHPGYVHKVMEVTSLDELLKHIHDGGGAKTPQLVSPAAGHHIGGPAAGHLAYAGRVQPHIPETESAPYYSSSTLPRDSLTRRMDVPPDPPPPPHTSTLERRQSSSQRHSFMGAGGAALPRHHSFSQRMSAAAGHQPPPLLARMNSTGSCEGHFPLLPPGYLARYNAAQQDGPLRGGNGDIRRGAPLKPDAPPKPLFIPASSPVSPHANFNY; this is translated from the exons CTTCCTACTTGTTCCCCAGTTTCCAAGGCTTGACAGAGGACAATGACACGGAGCGTCTGGGTCTGGACTTCCAGAGAATGCTGAGGATCAACCACATGCTCTACATCGCCGCACG GGATCACGTTTTTGCCATCAATTTGGCGGCCTCCACGGAGCAAATCCTCCCGCAGCAG AAGCTGACGTGGAAGACCAAAGACGTGGATAAGTGCACCGTGCGAGGGAAGAACAGC GACGAATGTTACAATTACATCAAAGTTTTGGTACCCCGCAACGATGAGACGTTGTTCGCGTGCGGTACCAACGCCTTCAACCCGACATGCCGTAACTACAAG ATGTCGACTTTGGAGCAGGACGGTGAGGAGATGGTCGGTCAGGCTCGTTGTCCCTTCGAGTCGCATCAGTCCAACGTTGGGCTTTTTGCAG GAGGCGACTTCTACTCGGCAACCATGACTGACTTCTTGGCGAGCGATGCCGTCATCTACCGCAGTCTGGGCGAGAGTCGCCCCGTGTTACGGACTGTCAAGTACGATTCAAAATGGCTGCGAG AGCCTCACTTCCTGCACGCCATCGAGTACGGAAACTTTGTGTACTTCTTCTTCAGCGAGATCGCGGTGGAGTACACGTCCCTGGGCAAG GTGGTTTTCTCCAGAGTGGCGCGCGTGTGTAAGAACGACAACGGCGGTTCTCCTCGAGTTCTGGAGCGCTACTGGACGTCCTTTCTAAAGGCTCGCCTCAACTGCTCCGTGCCGGGCGActccttcttctactttgacGTGCTGCAGTCCCTCACTAACGTGCTTCAGATCAACCGCCGGCCCGCCGTACTCGGCGTCTTCACCACGCAGGCCAACAG CATCACCGGCTCGGCCGTGTGCGCCTTTTATATGGACGACATCGAGAAGGCCTTCAGCGGGAAGTTCAAGGAGCAGAAGAACAGCGAGGCGGCCTGGACGCCCGTCCCTGACGAGCAGGTTCCCATACCAAG gcccgGCTGCTGTGCCGGCGAAGGCTCAGCTGCTGACTTCAAGTCGTCCACCGCCTTCCCCGACGACACGTTGACCTTCATCAAGTCCTACCCGCTTATGGATGAAGCGGTGCCGGCCGCCAATAACAGGCCACTCTTCACCAGGACCACCAGCAG GTTCAAGTTGACTCAGATCGCAGTGGACACATCGGCGGGCCCCAACAGGAACTTCACAGTGATCTTCTTGGGTTCCGAGGACGGccgagtcctcaaagttctcaccaGCACGGATGGAAACAACCAGACGCTCAGCACCACAATCTTGGAGGACATCACGGTCTACAACCCCAACAA ATGCAACGTGAGGGTCGAGGAGCGTCAGGTGTTGGGGATGGAGCTCGACCGAGACCACCACGCCCTCTTCGTGGCCTTCTCAGGATGCGTCATCCGCGTGCCGCTCAGCCGCTGCGACGACTACGACTGCAAGAC ACGCTGCCTGTCCTCTCGGGACCCGTACTGCGTGTGGCTGAAGGCTGGAAAGTGTGTCGCCGCCACACCCGGATCCAA AGGTGCCTTTGAACAGGACATAGAGAACGCCGCTCTTCTCCATCCTAACACCTGTCACG ATGTCCTGGCGACCACTCGGAAGCATAACACGCCTCTGGACTCGTCTTACG GCGTTCGCCGACCTTCCGAAGTGGACAAGAGCAACCACAGCGTCCACTACACGCTGCTGATCGCCTGCGTCCTGGTGGCCTTTGTGCTGGGCGCCTTCCTGTCGGGCTTTTTGGTGTCCTGCTATTGCAACCGGGCCGGGCACAAGACCCGGAAGCTCCCCAAGGACCCCGAGGTCCAGATCCCGCACGCGCTGTCCCTCCGCAGCCTGGCCAAACTCAACGGCCTCCTGGAGGGCGGCGCCGGCAAGGAGGACAAGCTGGAGACGTCCTCCCCGAAGATCTACAGTTCTTTGTTCTCCAAGGAGGCGCCCAGGAGGAGCGCCCACCACGGCATGTCCGTGGGGGACCTGGTGCTgccccaccaccatcaccaccacctgcGCTCGTCCTCGGAGCTCTCCGGTTTGCCCACGCCGGACTCCACGCCCGAGCTGCCCATCAAGAGCATGAAGGCCTTCCGGAACCAGTGGGAGAAGAACCACAACTGCAACAACGCTTCGCGCTCGCCTTCGGCCCACGTGTTCCCTTACGGGGCGTCGCGTCTCCCCGACGAGCGGAAAGTCTACAACGCCGAGCGGCTCCTGCCGCAACACCCTGGCTACGTCCACAAGGTGATGGAAGTCACCTCGTTGGACGAGCTGCTCAAACACATCCACGATGGGGGTGGCGCCAAGACGCCGCAGCTCGTCAGCCCGGCGGCGGGACATCATATCGGTGGGCCGGCGGCGGGGCACCTGGCCTACGCTGGCCGCGTCCAGCCCCATATCCCAGAAACGGAGTCGGCGCCATACTATAGCTCGTCCACGCTGCCCCGCGACAGCCTGACCCGCCGCATGGACGTCCCTCCGGACCCGCCGCCTCCGCCGCACACGTCTACGCTGGAGCGTCGCCAGTCCTCGTCCCAAAGGCATTCCTTCATGGGCGCTGGCGGGGCAGCTCTCCCGCGCCATCACAGCTTCAGCCAGCGCATGAGCGCTGCCGCCGGCCACCAGCCGCCACCCCTCCTGGCGCGCATGAACTCCACAGGAAGCTGCGAGGGTCACTTCCCCCTCCTGCCTCCCGGGTACTTGGCGCGCTACAACGCCGCCCAGCAGGACGGCCCTCTCAGGGGCGGCAACGGCGACATTCGAAGGGGGGCCCCCTTAAAACCCGACGCCCCGCCCAAGCCGCTCTTTATTCCCGCCTCCTCGCCCGTCAGCCCGCACGCCAACTTCAACTACTGA